Proteins encoded in a region of the Eschrichtius robustus isolate mEscRob2 chromosome 16, mEscRob2.pri, whole genome shotgun sequence genome:
- the CD93 gene encoding complement component C1q receptor has product MMAGSTGLLLLLLLVEPWAGAAADQEAVVCAGAACYTAHRVKLSAEDAQLHCSKKGGNLATVKSEEEALHVQGALAQLLPPGAPLAERMGRFWIGLQRDKGKCLDSNLPLKGFSWVGGGEDTSYTNWHKEAKNSCTSKRCVSLMLDLSVPALASRLSKWTEGPCGSSRFSGSNIEGFVCKFIFKGMCRPLTLGGPGQVNYTTPFQATSSSLQAVPFASMANVACGDADESWQHYFLCKEKAPDVFDWDSSGPLCVSPKFSCDFNNGGCQQDCFEGGEGSFRCGCRPGFRLLDDLVTCAPRNPCSSSPCGGGSTCVPGPLGKDFTCHCPPGYRLDSTQQDCVDMDECQHAPCAQECVNTLGGFRCECWVGYEPGGPGEGACVDVDECAPSHSPCAQGCTNTDGSFYCSCEGGYVLAGDDGTRCVDVDECAGPQGGLCDSLCFNTEGSFRCGCLPGWELSPDGVSCTRGLTSPGPPAGPPQGEDTGDGEGRLVSFAATSSPTRDSPEGTSAVAPAARRPSLPDSVAISLAPPDVLAPSGSPGVWMEASTHHPTDTNGREASAGEDFTAQQSDDGTDGQKLLLFYILGTVVAILLLLALALGLLVYRKRRAKREEKEKKPQSAADGYAWVPERAESRATENPYSPTPGTDC; this is encoded by the exons ATGATGGCCGGCTCCACCGGCCTGCTCTTACTGCTGCTGCTGGTCGAGCCCTGGGCGGGGGCTGCCGCTGACCAGGAGGCCGTGGTCTGCGCGGGAGCTGCCTGCTACACGGCCCACAGGGTCAAGCTGAGTGCGGAAGACGCCCAGCTCCACTGCAGCAAGAAAGGGGGCAACCTGGCCACGGTGAAGAGCGAGGAGGAGGCCCTGCACGTCCAGGGCGCCCTGGCCCAGCTCCTGCCACCGGGGGCGCCCCTGGCAGAGCGCATGGGCAGGTTCTGGATTGGGCTCCAGCGAGACAAGGGCAAGTGCCTAGACAGCAACCTGCCCCTGAAGGGCTTCAGCTGGGTGGGCGGCGGGGAGGACACGTCGTATACCAACTGGCACAAGGAGGCCAAGAACTCTTGCACCTCCAAGCGTTGCGTGTCCCTGATGCTGGACCTGTCCGTGCCGGCCCTGGCCAGCCGCCTCTCCAAGTGGACCGAGGGTCCGTGTGGGAGCTCCAGGTTTTCTGGGAGCAACATCGAGGGCTTTGTGTGCAAGTTCATCTTCAAAGGCATGTGCCGGCCACTGACCCTGGGGGGCCCGGGCCAGGTGAATTACACCACCCCGTTCCAGGCGACCAGCTCCTCCCTGCAGGCCGTGCCCTTCGCTTCCATGGCCAACGTGGCCTGTGGGGACGCGGACGAGAGCTGGCAGCATTACTTCCTGTGCAAGGAGAAGGCCCCCGACGTGTTTGACTGGGACAGCTCGGGGCCCCTCTGTGTCAGCCCCAAGTTCAGCTGCGACTTCAACAACGGAGGCTGCCAGCAGGACTGCTTCGAGGGTGGGGAAGGTTCCTTCCGCTGCGGCTGCCGGCCGGGGTTCCGGCTGCTGGACGACCTGGTCACCTGCGCCCCTCGGAACCCTTGCAGCTCCAGCCCGTGTGGAGGGGGGTCCACGTGCGTCCCTGGGCCCCTCGGGAAGGACTTCACGTGCCACTGCCCCCCAGGCTACCGGCTAGACTCGACTCAGCAGGACTGCGTGGACATGGACGAGTGCCAGCACGCTCCCTGTGCCCAGGAGTGTGTCAACACCCTCGGGGGCTTCCGCTGCGAGTGCTGGGTGGGTTACGAGCCTGGTGGCCCCGGAGAGGGGGCCTGCGTGGATGTGGACGAGTGTGCCCCCAGCCACTCGCCCTGTGCCCAGGGCTGCACCAACACCGATGGCTCTTTCTACTGCTCCTGCGAGGGGGGCTACGTCCTGGCCGGGGATGACGGCACCCGGTGCGTGGACGTGGACGAGTGCGCAGGCCCGCAGGGCGGCCTCTGTGACAGCCTGTGCTTCAACACGGAGGGGTCCTTCCGCTGTGGCTGTCTGCCAGGCTGGGAGCTGTCCCCCGATGGGGTCTCCTGCACCAGGGGCCTCACCTCCCCAGGACCACCAGCTGGGCCTCCCCAAGGGGAGGACACAGGAGATGGAGAGGGGAGGCTCGTGTCTTTTGCCGCAACGTCCAGTCCCACCAGGGACAGCCCCGAGGGCACCTCTGCGGTGGCGCCCGCCGCCAGGAGACCCTCCCTCCCAGACAGCGTCGCCATCTCCCTTGCCCCACCCGACGTGCTGGCCCCCAGTGGGTCCCCTGGTGTCTGGATGGAGGCCAGCACCCATCACCCCACGGACACCAATGGCCGTGAGGCTTCCGCAGGTGAGGATTTCACCGCCCAGCAAAGCGACGATGGCACGGACGGGCAGAAGCTGCTTCTGTTCTACATCCTGGGCACTGTGGTGGCCATCCTGCTCCTGCTGGCTCTGGCTCTGGGGCTCCTGGTCTATCGCAAGCGCAgagccaagagggaggagaaggagaagaagccgCAGAGCGCAGCAGACGGCTACGCCTGGGTCCCTGAGCGAGCCGAGAGCAGGGCGACGGAGAACCCCTACAG TCCGACGCCGGGGACAGACTGTTGA